The genomic interval GGGTgcatctctccctctctaCGGGTATAACAGGGACGCGTGCAGAAATATTCACacgcaaatatatatacattttcatacatatacacacatacatgtatatatatatatatatatgaatacacAGATTCGCATGGGTTTTCTGCGACTGTGTTTTCCGCATTTTGTGTCAAAATGCTCCCTCCGGCAGCACAGCATCGCTTTTGAGGTCACGCATCTTCGATGTCATCGTCTTCAGTTTCGCTTAGAATTTGCACTGCGCTTCCGATCTTTCTTTCGTCACTTGCGCACTGCCAAGTAGAAACGCTCGGCGGCCTCTGTTCTGCGGAGAGCAGCAtgtctgtcctctctctggaggcgTAAAGTGAACGATGCGAGAAACCTGAAAGCGTTGGTGCTGTCGCTGGTTTGCCTGCAAGTTGGCCGGGTGTGCCTACACTGCGTCGCATGTCTCTGGCCGcctggagagacgccggcAGAGGCAGGAAGCCTCCCCAAGATTCCAGAAGAGCATCAGCAGCGTCGggctcctcttcgtcgtcctcggCTTCCACGGCTAGCGTTCGGCGTTGCGAGGGCTCACGGGCGCTTCCAGAAAGCCTCTGAGAGCCTCCGGGACGTCCCCATTTCTCCCAGGACTCACGAAACCTTAGCCACTCAAGAATGGGCGCTTCCAGACCACAGAGATAGTCCAGACAGCCTCGACTAAACAGGCtggctgtttctctctccttgccgGCTCCAGCAGCCGCCTGCTGGCCGCGCGACTCGCTCTCCTCggggtgtctagacacccgGTGACACCTTCCACTCGCGGCGTGGGGGTCTACGCACATCGGAGCGGCAGCTCGTTCGCCGGATCTTCGCGCTGCAGGCCAcggcgtcgttttctctcttcgctgcagcGTCCTCTCCCGATTGGTGACGAAAGGCAAAACTTCTGTGAAAAACCGCGAAGCTGAGAGGCCGAAAACACCGTGCATCCCCCGCCACATTGTCTTCATGTAGGCGACGGCCTTGTCACCCTCTCCGTTCCCTCGAAGCCCGGCAGGACCTCTGCTGCCTTTGTCCGCGCTCGATCGCGTCTGCTGGCTAGCGCCTTGGCACCTCTCGCTACCTTCCGAGAGAGCCGTCAGGCCATCCACAGTGATCTGGCCTCGTCCCGCGCCCGGCTCGCTCGGCGGGCGACAAAtgtcgggtgtatgtacacccgacgcATGCCGAGTGTCGCCAGTGCAGCGCCGCTCAGTTTGAGGGCCGCATCGCAGACTGTGGCTGCTCGGCGGAAGCGAGAGGGCATTCGTTTCGCAGTCTTGGCACCTGTCGGACACCGTCCGttcacttttttctgccACGACATCCAGAGAGTCGAAACGTCTGTCTGCTGGCTCTCCCGCCGTCGGCTCCGCTCCGTGCACTTGGTTTACGAGGTCCCCGAGGCCTCGCTGCACGCCTGCGCAGTAGGTCGACCAGACGTGGATCCTGGTGGACAGCTGCCGCCGAAGCACGAGGGCTCGGCTTTTtttgaaagagaaaaagctgGGGGGAAGCCTCGAGACAGCAGCGCGCCCCGACTCGGGCCAGCTTCCTGGGCTGCACGGATGAGTGTTGCTGTCGAGGATCCCTCGACTCGCGACCAGGGCGAAGAACCAAGAacgcagcagcgacagaTGTGGGGTCCCTGGGTCCCCGTCGCGCGCCATGCCCTGCCCCAAGTACAAGCCGGTCCTTCCGAAGAGGGCGTCCGCGTCGGCGAGGTGTGCAGCCGCGGCAGCGACGTCGACGACgtctgagaagaagaacagaaagttctcctggagaagcagagcgaagtGGTCCAAGTCGCAaggtgtctcctccagaAGCTTCTCCGGAGAAAAATACAGCGCAGGCCGAGTTGGCTTTCGAAACAAAAGATGCCAGGGTGCATGCGCAACTACCGCTGCAGACGACGActcggaagaggaagacagcgtaggagaagacagagaagacgagcatCGCGAACTGGAAGGCAGTGCTTTAGAAGGGACGGAAGAGGCCGACGACGACGGAGGCGTCGGAAGGGGACTGTCCGCTGTCGATGGCCttgagaaagggagaagcgtacgagggcgaagaggccagagaaaagacgaacagAGGCCTGAACGAAACACCACGCAGACACCAAGCAGAACCGGAAAGAAGCGCTTTCAGCTTTCTCCATCGCGCGTAGGTCAGATGGGCATTCGTGTGGAAACCCAGGATgtgcgtttgtctctgtcaTCCCTCCctcccgtttcttcttcttctttcggaGTCTCCATCTCCATCTTCAAATCCGGCAGCGGGAGAAGTCTATAACTGAATTCGAGATCGACATCCCTCAAAAACCTCTTCACGTGCACAGGTAACGTATCCGCTCCTCGGATGAAAGTTCcacgtctcctctttccccaaagttgttttccttcgtcaTCTCGAATGTCttttctcgggtgtctctgccttttcctgCGTCGGATTTCGGGTGTACACGCTCCCCCTTCCCTCTTACCGTCAAAGAGggcatatgcatgtagactgtctcctccggcAATCCACGCCGCTTCTTCCCGCGTCACCGTAGCCTCTTCCCTTCGCAGCACAAGCCGACATGCGCAACGCCCTCCCTCCGGGGCGCGCTCAGGCGGCTCCTCGTCAAGTGCATGCCAGCCGTAGGCCCAGCGGCTCACCCGGAACGCATCCTGCGCAGACCAGCCGACAGACAGCGGCGCTTGCGACGGCAaagacgaagcgacagaagacgagagaggaagcgaggaagaaagggaagacgaagaagagggagacgaagaagaggaagaagacaaagaggaagacgacgacgaggacgaacaGGAAACttgaaaggaagaagacaaagacgtAGAAGCTGAAACAGCAGCGGAGGCGCCTCcaaacgcagacgacgaggatgagacagcagaaggagacacggagagacacTCTAGAGAGGCAAGCGGCGGACGCGAGAACGAACAAGGCGatgcgggagaagagagaaggggggcgcatggcgaggaagcagagagagacagagacgccgaacagagagacgaaaccgGAGAGACCAAGGGATGTCCTGTATCTCCATCGAAGTCCGAGAGAAAATCCATTGCGTCGAAGATATCGTCTAAATCGGCGAGCTCGAGGTCCGCTAGCTCTGCCGCCCCAGTGGATGGACCAGCTGTATAGACACCTGGACGGGATCGGAGgacttcctctttctcagGGCGCGCTGCGTTGatttctgctgctcttctctcggtgtCGAGTTTGTTATCTCCAACGTCGCAGCAAGGGAAAACGCGGCAAACACACAACGGACGCACGGCAGTAAGGGAAGTCGAAGCGACGTCTGTCGAGCGCACCGCGGGCGGGTCGCAGATGTCCTTCCTGGATGCAGACAGGTTCGACCGGAGAGATTCTGTACACCCAGAACGAAGCGGAGCCGAGCGAgcaggagaggaacgagaaggcgaagaagaagaggaaaaagaagggaagacagaagaagaagaaagcgatgGAGAGGGTGAAAAGGAATgggacaaagagagagaggaagaagacacgaaagaagacgaagacaaacaggaggaagatgaaacaaatgaagagcaagaggagtAGGGAGTGGCGGGAGAGTCGCGGATGCGGCCGTCGGGGGTGTTGCTCGTTGCAGTTTCGCTGGGCGTCTGGCGGGTCTGCTCAGCGCGGATCAGGCGTTTGTTGTAAAGGACTTTCCCCAGGGCGTGAAAGAGTCCCCACCGCCCATCTTTGCCGCCCTCTAGCGAGCTCTGCTCTCCCGCTTCGCGCCCCGCAACCGGCGTCGcacctgtctccgttgtctccgcTGGCACGGTGCGCCGGCCAGAGCTTTCTAGGGCGCCGCCCCGCCGGCGGTCTCtccggtttctctctcgccgactTTTCGCCGACAGCGAACGAGAATTCTCTCGGTCGGCAGCCCCTCCAAGGCCTGAAAGAGAAaccttcgcgttctccccACCTCTCATGTCTtccactgaagaagaaaacgaagtagaggaaggaagagaaggagcggTGGAAGCATCTGCAGCGGCGAACTGAAGAGACGTGAGAGCATGTCGAACGTCTCCGTTGCTGAGGTGAAGAATGGAGAGGAGATcgagagacggagggagcgtggcgaggagagcagagacctTGCTGGctgggagagaggaacgcgaagcGGCGTGAGGCAGAATGCCTTCGTCCATCAAGACGCGCAAAAGGAAATGTCggagctggagaaaagacaagcagGCCCGATAACGACAAAGCCAGATAGAGCGACACACTCAAGAGAAAGCAGTGCGAAACACAGGCGCATACCCACGAGGCGTCTCTGAGGTCGTTCGTCAGGGAGGCGTCTGAGCAGAGAACTTTCTTTCTGACAAAAACGTGGTAAAATACACTGTTTTCTTCGGGCATCCACAATAAAGCGTCTGACCAGAGGACACCTGGAAAGAGCGCGCTTcgtcgagaaggaaaagcgagacagTTGCACCTCTGACGTTCAGTGGTACGTCTGCGCCGAGATATAAGTACAAATGCACACTGTCGCATCCCCCTCCATCTCGTTCACACGATTCAACAAAGCGGAAGCACCTGAGCGCTTGACGCCATCAGTCGGACGTGCACTTTCTTGCCTCGTACCCCACACATAACCGAAGGGACGACGGTGGCTTCTTTCTTGTCGGCCGGCAAAGGcgtcccttctctcttttgcgaTCGATTCGAGCTCCACTTTTTGTTCGTGACCATTGCCGCTTCTTCACATGGAATGTATTAGAAATTCAAggctcttctccacttctggCCCGACTGCGGGGACTGGACATCACGTACATCGCAACAGGAGTACGCTGAACGATCTTGTCCCAAAATTTACTTCCTTTCTGCTACTCGCCTTCTCAGCACTCGCTTCGCCCACTCTTCCCAACCTTTCTCTCACATGCATCCCCCTTGGTATGTTCCTCCTTGAAAAGCTTATGAATCTAAGCTGCTtatttctctcccctcgtaACCTGTAAGTCTAAACTGCCTCGCCGCTCTTCCCCTCATCGCGTACCTTGGCCGTGGGCACCGGATTCAATTTGATATGCAGGACGCCTGTGTTGTGTCCGAGGGCGCTGGAGGGAAGAATTTTCTGCAGGCTTtggctctcttctcgcgagcttccgACGCAGATGACAAGCGGCTGAAATCGCGAAGACGCTGTCCTCCCGTCGTCTGTTCCGCGCGCCGCCCGCTGCCCCGCAGCGTGCATCGCGAGGAGATTCTCGAGGTACGCAGCCGCCTTCCGAACGAATGCCGGCGACCTCTGAAAGAGCGTCATTGGCAGGTGTCGGAGAACGATCACGTGCCTGGGAAGCTTCGGTGAGGCCTCGGAACCGCACTGCGTGAGGTGGGGAGCTTTCCGGTCGCTGGAGTtgcagggagaagaggaacttGTGGAGGGGCGGCCGTCGCagcctctcgtctccgcaTCGTCGGAAACACTCGACGCGATGCGAAGACCATTCCAGGCAGCGCCTgacgccttcgccgccgtctgcggggctctgcatgcgtctaaGGCTTTTTCGGCGCCCCTCACGCCGTCGTCGCTCGGTGTACGGACATCGCGAGAAAGCCGCGCGCAGGCGTGGAGTCGCCCCAGGGCAGCAGGCATCGTCAAGGTGGCGAGTGGCGTCTTCGACTGAGCctgggagagaaagcgaagcagcgagagccCGAAGGAAGAGTTTGAGACTTCTTCggttcctcctcctccagcACTCTGCGCTGATACGTCGGGAATCTCTTCTTCCCACTCAACCACATCGAGGcccagagaggcggcgacggTGGAGACCAGGGAGTACTTGCCACAGCCTGAAGGACCTTGAAGGACGCAGATCAACGGGGAAGCAAGCCTTTCAGGACCCAGTGGCGgagctgcgtctccgtctcgatCGCGTGGAGAAGAGATGCCGTTCTTGTCGCTTCTGGGCAGGGAAGCAGCAGCTGGAGGATAAAGGGCAGACGCAAACGGCGACAGGCAGGCAAAGGGCTTGAGGAAATCGGTCATTTGCTGGATCTTTTGAGGCGGTTGCAGCAGATCCTCCACCACCTGCGGGCCGTACTTGTCAACCCAGCACTG from Toxoplasma gondii ME49 chromosome VIIa, whole genome shotgun sequence carries:
- a CDS encoding hypothetical protein (encoded by transcript TGME49_203260), with protein sequence MLSIGTLDPVKEHGALRADMSSPLPSRSSWVPARQAEEGLWMGALSGCVGSDLSTAKTPHRRDRRPRETPAEATSERRSCGQPGAAPSLQSESEKKDETVFLDLTVLSSSEGESPTSTSGRRMHGQSQCLKKRSFGECEGVEIDGSQTNSLLRSLSFLRKTERKPEVVPRASPRRGETGEHESGEEDKQTKDVFAANVPRVARRPGCQQATESGGLRRMEGERSQKRRKRRNLGGETEETDSARSDAEVAKRPSPGVRGTQCWVDKYGPQVVEDLLQPPQKIQQMTDFLKPFACLSPFASALYPPAAASLPRSDKNGISSPRDRDGDAAPPLGPERLASPLICVLQGPSGCGKYSLVSTVAASLGLDVVEWEEEIPDVSAQSAGGGGTEEVSNSSFGLSLLRFLSQAQSKTPLATLTMPAALGRLHACARLSRDVRTPSDDGVRGAEKALDACRAPQTAAKASGAAWNGLRIASSVSDDAETRGCDGRPSTSSSSPCNSSDRKAPHLTQCGSEASPKLPRHVIVLRHLPMTLFQRSPAFVRKAAAYLENLLAMHAAGQRAARGTDDGRTASSRFQPLVICVGSSREESQSLQKILPSSALGHNTGVLHIKLNPVPTAKLRHFLLRVLMDEGILPHAASRSSLPASKVSALLATLPPSLDLLSILHLSNGDVRHALTSLQFAAADASTAPSLPSSTSFSSSVEDMRGGENAKVSLSGLGGAADRENSRSLSAKSRRERNRRDRRRGGALESSGRRTVPAETTETGATPVAGREAGEQSSLEGGKDGRWGLFHALGKVLYNKRLIRAEQTRQTPSETATSNTPDGRIRDSPATPYSSCSSFVSSSSCLSSSSFVSSSSLSLSHSFSPSPSLSSSSVFPSFSSSSSPSRSSPARSAPLRSGCTESLRSNLSASRKDICDPPAVRSTDVASTSLTAVRPLCVCRVFPCCDVGDNKLDTERRAAEINAARPEKEEVLRSRPGVYTAGPSTGAAELADLELADLDDIFDAMDFLSDFDGDTGHPLVSPVSSLCSASLSLSASSPCAPLLSSPASPCSFSRPPLASLECLSVSPSAVSSSSSAFGGASAAVSASTSLSSSFQVSCSSSSSSSSLSSSSSSSPSSSSSLSSSLPLSSSVASSLPSQAPLSVGWSAQDAFRVSRWAYGWHALDEEPPERAPEGGRCACRLVLRREEATVTREEAAWIAGGDSLHAYALFDGLCSSFLWPLRPRTLLPFSRPSTADSPLPTPPSSSASSVPSKALPSSSRCSSSLSSPTLSSSSESSSAAVVAHAPWHLLFRKPTRPALYFSPEKLLEETPCDLDHFALLLQENFLFFFSDVVDVAAAAAHLADADALFGRTGLYLGQGMARDGDPGTPHLSLLRSWFFALVASRGILDSNTHPCSPGSWPESGRAAVSRLPPSFFSFKKSRALVLRRQLSTRIHVWSTYCAGVQRGLGDLVNQVHGAEPTAGEPADRRFDSLDVVAEKSERTVSDRCQDCETNALSLPPSSHSLRCGPQTERRCTGDTRHASGVHTPDICRPPSEPGAGRGQITVDGLTALSEGSERCQGASQQTRSSADKGSRGPAGLRGNGEGDKAVAYMKTMWRGMHGVFGLSASRFFTEVLPFVTNRERTLQRREKTTPWPAARRSGERAAAPMCVDPHAASGRCHRVSRHPEESESRGQQAAAGAGKERETASLFSRGCLDYLCGLEAPILEWLRFRESWEKWGRPGGSQRLSGSAREPSQRRTLAVEAEDDEEEPDAADALLESWGGFLPLPASLQAARDMRRSVGTPGQLAGKPATAPTLSGFSHRSLYASRERTDMLLSAEQRPPSVSTWQCASDERKIGSAVQILSETEDDDIEDA